One window from the genome of Salisaeta longa DSM 21114 encodes:
- the dhaL gene encoding dihydroxyacetone kinase subunit DhaL: MALTTNDLARWIQAFADHVAEHKTYLTTLDSAIGDGDHGQNMTRGLRAASADLEEASTPPALLKSVAMALISKTGGASGPLYGTFFMEAAKAAPADTVDLAAWTAMMQAGLDGVKRRGKADLGDKTMVDALVPAVRALHAAADNDEAFGAALQQAAAAAKDGMNETTPLVARKGRASYLGERSKGHQDPGATSTYYLFATAAEALRPA, encoded by the coding sequence ATGGCGCTCACCACCAACGACCTCGCACGCTGGATTCAGGCCTTCGCTGACCACGTGGCCGAACACAAGACGTATCTCACCACGCTGGATTCAGCGATTGGAGACGGCGACCACGGTCAAAACATGACCCGTGGCCTGCGTGCGGCCTCTGCGGACCTTGAGGAGGCGTCTACACCGCCTGCGCTCCTTAAAAGCGTGGCGATGGCGCTCATCTCCAAAACCGGCGGGGCCAGCGGACCGCTCTACGGGACGTTTTTTATGGAGGCGGCCAAGGCGGCCCCTGCCGATACGGTGGATCTTGCCGCGTGGACGGCCATGATGCAGGCGGGCCTCGATGGGGTGAAGCGCCGGGGCAAGGCCGACCTGGGCGACAAGACCATGGTCGATGCGCTTGTGCCCGCCGTGCGCGCCCTACACGCGGCGGCAGACAACGACGAAGCGTTTGGCGCTGCGCTGCAGCAGGCGGCCGCAGCCGCCAAAGATGGCATGAATGAAACAACCCCGCTCGTTGCACGCAAAGGACGCGCAAGTTACCTCGGCGAGCGCAGCAAAGGACACCAAGACCCCGGCGCCACGTCTACCTACTACCTGTTTGCCACCGCAGCCGAGGCCCTACGTCCTGCGTGA
- the glpK gene encoding glycerol kinase GlpK → MKYILALDQGTTSSRAIVFNHRGQTKAVAQKEFEQIFPEPGWVEHDPNEIWSSQSSVMTEVINRAGVQARDIAGLGITNQRETTIVWDRETGQPIYNAIVWQDRRTSGICDRLRDAGHVDTFRDATGLILDAYFSGTKIKWILDHVDGARAKAEDGRLAFGTVDSWLVYKLTGGDVHITDATNASRTLLYNIHEGRWDDELLDILDVPRAMLPDVRDSSEVYGHTDRDITPASIPIAGIAGDQQAALFGQMCTEPGMGKNTYGTGAFMVQHTGTEAVRSENNLLTTVAYQIDGETSYALEGSIFIAGAVVQWLRDGLELIRDSAEVEALARQVDDNGGVYLVPAFVGLGAPHWDQYARGVIAGITRGVSKAHVARAALEGIAYQVADVVDAMEADSGIETPELRADGGAAANNLLLQFQSDILGIPVVRPQTLETTALGAAYLAGLAVGYWDTQEEIKNQWTVDRRFTPSMDASYVKELRTGWDKALERSKAWQDAEKATAA, encoded by the coding sequence ATGAAATATATTCTGGCACTGGATCAAGGCACCACGAGCTCGCGGGCGATAGTCTTCAATCATCGGGGGCAAACAAAAGCCGTCGCCCAAAAGGAGTTCGAGCAGATCTTTCCGGAACCGGGCTGGGTGGAGCACGACCCCAACGAGATCTGGTCGTCGCAGAGCAGCGTGATGACGGAGGTCATCAACCGGGCCGGCGTACAAGCGCGCGACATTGCCGGACTGGGCATCACCAATCAGCGGGAAACGACGATTGTGTGGGATCGCGAGACGGGCCAGCCCATCTACAATGCAATCGTGTGGCAAGACCGCCGCACCTCGGGCATCTGCGACCGCCTGCGCGATGCGGGTCACGTCGATACCTTTCGCGATGCCACCGGACTGATCCTCGATGCCTACTTTTCGGGTACCAAAATTAAGTGGATCCTGGACCACGTAGACGGCGCCCGCGCCAAGGCCGAGGACGGGCGACTGGCGTTCGGGACGGTGGATAGCTGGCTCGTGTATAAGCTGACGGGGGGCGATGTACACATCACCGATGCTACCAATGCGTCGCGGACGCTTCTTTACAACATCCACGAGGGGCGCTGGGACGATGAGCTCCTGGACATCCTCGACGTTCCGCGCGCCATGCTGCCCGATGTGCGCGACAGCAGCGAGGTGTACGGGCATACCGACCGCGACATCACGCCGGCGTCTATTCCCATCGCGGGCATCGCGGGCGATCAGCAGGCGGCCCTCTTTGGGCAAATGTGCACCGAGCCGGGCATGGGCAAGAATACGTACGGCACGGGCGCCTTCATGGTGCAGCACACCGGCACCGAAGCGGTCCGCTCAGAGAACAACCTGCTTACCACCGTCGCCTACCAGATCGACGGCGAAACGAGCTATGCCCTGGAGGGCTCCATCTTCATCGCCGGGGCCGTGGTGCAGTGGCTGCGCGACGGCCTCGAACTGATCCGCGACTCGGCCGAGGTGGAAGCGCTTGCGCGGCAGGTGGATGACAACGGCGGCGTGTACCTCGTACCGGCGTTTGTAGGCCTGGGCGCGCCGCACTGGGATCAGTACGCCCGCGGCGTCATCGCGGGCATTACGCGCGGCGTCTCGAAGGCACACGTCGCCCGCGCGGCCCTCGAAGGCATTGCCTATCAGGTGGCCGACGTCGTCGATGCCATGGAGGCCGACAGCGGCATCGAGACGCCGGAGCTGCGTGCCGACGGCGGGGCGGCGGCGAACAACCTGTTGCTGCAATTCCAATCCGACATCCTGGGCATTCCCGTGGTGCGCCCGCAAACGCTTGAAACCACCGCGCTGGGGGCCGCCTATCTCGCGGGCCTCGCGGTGGGCTACTGGGATACCCAAGAGGAAATCAAGAACCAGTGGACCGTCGACCGCCGCTTCACGCCCAGCATGGACGCGAGCTACGTCAAAGAGCTGCGCACCGGCTGGGACAAGGCGCTGGAGCGCTCGAAGGCATGGCAGGACGCCGAGAAGGCGACTGCTGCGTAA
- the ptsP gene encoding phosphoenolpyruvate--protein phosphotransferase, translating into MLHLVLVSHSRPLAERLVDFVRQMAGDDVPISIAAGTDDGVAFGTDATAIVAAITDGPPDAETLLLVDVGSAVLSAELALDLLPDAVRSRVRLCPAPFVEGTLSAAVQASVGANLDAAYREAVGALQQKVAAVAEATGDTVPDDTAPEDAAAAAPTDATRTVEVTLPNPHGLHARPAAQLIRTASTFDATIRIENRTARRGPVSARSVSSVMMLGAGHNDRLRLSAEGPQAEAALSALADLIREGFGELEAPRDAAPDPSTAEEPAAPASATGPEATIVGQPVAGGIALGPIYQQRATRPDLPDTPPDAPEAAWSDLQDALDTVAKQMDAEQSEMAAAGMHDAAAILDAQALLLADEALRRRVRRAIVEAHRPAARAWMEAVTALAEEYAAMDDAYLQQRADDVRDVGHRVVRHLLGEAPAPIDPGEPFILVARSLAPSDVPALQDRPVRGILCAQGNATSHSAILLRSQGLPAVFGAGADVLAIPDGTRVALRGDTGAVWIDPSSEIERDLRGQQSAAEEARAERVSAAHAPAHTPDGPRVFVTANVNRPADAATAAAMGADGVGLLRTEFLFTGRNDPPSADEQVGALNDVATRLGGKPVVVRALDVGGDKPLPYVPLPPEANPFLGLRGIRVLLQMPSLFQSQLRAILRVAATHDVSLMLPMVAVPSEIEQTRAALHAARDDLQRAGVPAADALPLGMMIETPASALAAARFAAHVDFFSIGTNDLTQYTMAADREHDGLQSLSDALHPPVLSLIDQVATAAREASGPLPVSVCGELAAQPAAVPLLLGLGIERLSVAPPAVPLVKAIVRHCPRDPARALAHEALAARDAADVHALCRAFLEDTVGLDAGPGGTARRA; encoded by the coding sequence ATGCTTCACCTTGTGCTTGTCTCCCACAGCCGCCCCCTCGCCGAGCGCCTGGTCGACTTCGTGCGGCAGATGGCGGGCGACGACGTACCCATCTCCATCGCGGCCGGTACCGACGACGGGGTGGCGTTTGGAACCGACGCGACGGCTATCGTAGCGGCCATCACCGACGGCCCGCCCGACGCCGAAACCCTCCTGCTGGTTGACGTGGGCAGCGCCGTACTCAGCGCAGAACTGGCCCTCGACCTCCTGCCCGATGCGGTGCGTTCCCGCGTGCGCCTGTGTCCCGCCCCGTTTGTAGAAGGCACCCTCAGCGCCGCCGTGCAGGCCAGCGTGGGTGCCAATCTCGACGCGGCGTATCGCGAGGCCGTGGGCGCCCTTCAGCAGAAAGTGGCCGCCGTTGCGGAGGCTACCGGCGACACCGTCCCCGATGATACAGCGCCGGAGGACGCTGCCGCGGCTGCACCGACCGATGCGACGCGTACGGTGGAGGTTACCCTGCCCAACCCGCACGGATTGCACGCGCGCCCCGCGGCCCAACTCATTCGCACCGCCAGCACGTTTGACGCAACGATTCGCATCGAGAACCGCACCGCCCGCCGCGGCCCCGTGTCTGCCCGCAGCGTGTCGTCGGTTATGATGCTGGGGGCCGGGCACAACGATCGATTGCGCCTCTCGGCCGAGGGTCCACAGGCGGAGGCGGCGCTCAGCGCACTTGCCGATCTCATCCGTGAGGGGTTTGGAGAACTTGAAGCGCCCCGCGACGCAGCACCCGATCCATCGACTGCTGAAGAACCCGCGGCGCCCGCTTCAGCCACGGGCCCCGAGGCAACCATTGTGGGGCAGCCGGTGGCCGGCGGCATTGCGCTTGGCCCGATCTACCAACAGCGCGCCACGCGTCCCGACCTGCCCGACACGCCCCCCGATGCCCCCGAAGCTGCCTGGAGCGATCTCCAGGACGCTCTCGACACGGTAGCGAAACAGATGGACGCCGAACAATCGGAGATGGCCGCTGCCGGGATGCACGACGCCGCTGCTATCTTAGACGCACAGGCCCTCTTGCTTGCCGACGAGGCCCTGCGCCGCCGGGTGCGCCGCGCGATTGTGGAGGCCCATCGCCCCGCCGCCCGCGCCTGGATGGAGGCCGTAACAGCACTCGCAGAGGAGTACGCAGCGATGGACGATGCCTACCTGCAACAGCGCGCCGACGACGTACGCGACGTAGGCCATCGGGTGGTGCGGCACCTCCTGGGCGAGGCGCCCGCCCCCATCGATCCTGGCGAGCCGTTTATCCTTGTGGCCCGCAGCCTCGCGCCTTCTGACGTCCCCGCACTGCAAGACCGACCGGTGCGGGGTATCCTCTGCGCCCAGGGCAATGCCACCTCGCACAGCGCCATCCTGCTTCGCTCGCAGGGCCTCCCGGCCGTTTTTGGCGCCGGCGCAGACGTGCTCGCGATCCCCGATGGCACGCGCGTGGCCCTTCGAGGCGACACGGGCGCCGTGTGGATCGATCCGTCGTCCGAAATTGAGCGAGACCTGCGCGGCCAGCAGTCTGCCGCGGAGGAGGCGCGCGCCGAGCGCGTGTCCGCGGCCCACGCGCCGGCCCACACCCCCGACGGGCCCCGGGTGTTCGTAACGGCCAACGTCAACCGTCCCGCCGACGCCGCAACCGCTGCCGCGATGGGCGCCGATGGCGTTGGGTTGCTGCGTACCGAGTTTCTGTTTACCGGCCGCAACGACCCGCCGTCAGCAGACGAGCAGGTTGGCGCGCTCAACGATGTAGCCACGCGCCTCGGCGGGAAGCCCGTGGTGGTCCGTGCCCTCGACGTGGGCGGCGACAAGCCGCTGCCCTACGTGCCGCTCCCGCCGGAGGCGAATCCATTTCTGGGGCTGCGCGGCATTCGCGTGCTGCTGCAGATGCCGTCGCTGTTCCAGTCCCAGCTTCGGGCCATTTTGCGCGTTGCAGCCACGCACGACGTGTCGCTGATGCTCCCGATGGTTGCCGTACCATCCGAGATTGAGCAGACGCGGGCGGCCCTCCACGCGGCCCGCGATGACCTGCAGCGCGCCGGCGTACCGGCCGCAGATGCGCTTCCACTGGGCATGATGATCGAAACGCCCGCCAGCGCACTCGCCGCCGCACGCTTCGCCGCCCACGTCGATTTCTTCTCGATTGGCACAAACGACCTCACGCAGTACACCATGGCCGCCGACCGCGAGCACGACGGCCTCCAGAGCTTGTCGGATGCCTTGCACCCGCCGGTGCTATCGCTCATCGATCAGGTGGCCACCGCCGCGCGCGAAGCGTCGGGGCCGCTTCCGGTGAGCGTGTGCGGGGAACTCGCCGCGCAGCCCGCGGCCGTTCCGTTGCTTTTGGGATTGGGCATCGAGCGCCTCAGCGTGGCTCCGCCGGCCGTTCCGCTGGTAAAGGCCATCGTCCGCCACTGCCCACGCGACCCGGCGCGCGCCCTCGCCCACGAGGCATTGGCCGCCCGGGACGCAGCCGACGTCCACGCCCTCTGCCGTGCGTTCTTGGAAGACACCGTGGGGCTTGACGCGGGCCCCGGGGGTACGGCCCGTCGCGCATGA
- a CDS encoding TonB-dependent receptor: MRIVWLAVFGMVWGLGPVAAQPVPADTLVLSPRYTMPRGLAHVAAPSRYGLAPDRSLRLRMGRRGLPTPLLLHTAPGRWLGAQPLDASWTPPLARASTYAVAPHNALRYGTDVLGGVVRTRWPNTPLPLTTTLRAGRTGPARVPSDGAHYAAALARGWRLPNDGFLNAYAHGQHRAVTQRAVQPSHGWWGQRAVRQAGAWVDGAWPLADGPTLYATGGLRWKATDTPRFRWTPRPDEARAVQPWSQTDVYSGAVVAGVRGPWTPTWRYDLSLAAQHHTVHLRSTATAALPLGTPVRPDVGVGARIARLGALRATLSGTVDVGFVRPLAVHAGARVSHETLTQQAGAPAGTQVAGLQPLDPALAPDGRRTRVDATVDVAIPLAARLTLDFGGRFAFASDSSATLNGLTGLRLSASPRLRFFLIGRMGLRLPTLMQRYATTTLDTWVLPLRTTGDQNLAQPPRTVARVTHVASAQLARSGDANRLREETTLLAALGGQYRGSSLRLSGRLFYQLIRDRITLSRALPDRLFRQSAQSAPYIRHFDNAFDLAVPGVQARAAYRRPLGAHRQLVVQAAALYTAPRVLKTVTREPGFGRATRRALVDAQPRALTGAALTYATARWRWGVRVQHAGAFHWRGVRPAHDVRFAPETRVALHVRRSMWGNRLRVGLRVNNLLDQYPTAWPAPYQGDDVARYPRAAPYGFAGRSVALSVTYRP, translated from the coding sequence GTGCGCATCGTTTGGCTTGCTGTGTTCGGTATGGTGTGGGGATTGGGGCCCGTAGCGGCCCAGCCGGTACCCGCCGATACGCTTGTGCTATCGCCCCGCTACACCATGCCCCGCGGCCTCGCGCACGTGGCTGCGCCCTCCCGCTACGGACTGGCGCCCGACCGCAGCCTGCGCCTGCGCATGGGCCGCCGCGGACTCCCCACGCCGCTGCTTTTGCACACGGCCCCTGGGCGGTGGCTTGGCGCACAGCCGCTGGATGCGTCGTGGACGCCGCCCCTGGCCCGCGCTTCAACATACGCCGTCGCCCCGCACAACGCACTGCGCTACGGCACTGACGTCCTGGGCGGCGTGGTGCGCACCCGCTGGCCCAACACGCCGCTCCCGCTTACCACAACGCTGCGCGCCGGGCGCACCGGACCGGCCCGCGTTCCTTCCGACGGCGCCCACTATGCCGCGGCCCTCGCGCGCGGCTGGCGCCTGCCCAACGACGGCTTCCTCAACGCCTATGCCCACGGACAACACCGGGCCGTCACGCAGCGCGCCGTGCAGCCATCCCACGGCTGGTGGGGACAGCGTGCCGTGCGTCAGGCCGGCGCGTGGGTGGACGGCGCATGGCCGCTGGCCGATGGCCCCACGCTCTACGCGACCGGCGGTTTGCGGTGGAAAGCAACCGATACGCCCCGCTTCCGCTGGACGCCAAGGCCCGATGAGGCCCGCGCTGTACAACCGTGGAGCCAGACCGACGTGTACAGCGGCGCTGTGGTGGCGGGGGTGCGTGGGCCATGGACGCCTACGTGGCGCTACGACCTCTCGCTGGCCGCGCAGCACCACACCGTGCACCTCCGCTCAACCGCCACGGCCGCTCTGCCGCTGGGCACGCCCGTGCGGCCCGATGTGGGCGTCGGGGCGCGCATCGCACGCCTCGGCGCGCTGCGGGCTACGCTTAGCGGAACAGTAGATGTCGGCTTCGTGCGGCCGCTGGCCGTCCACGCCGGCGCGCGCGTCAGTCACGAGACGCTAACGCAGCAGGCAGGGGCTCCGGCCGGGACGCAGGTGGCCGGTCTGCAGCCGCTAGATCCCGCCCTCGCACCCGACGGGCGCCGCACGCGGGTCGATGCAACCGTCGACGTGGCCATCCCGCTGGCGGCGCGCCTCACGCTCGATTTTGGCGGCCGCTTTGCCTTTGCCTCCGACTCCAGCGCTACGCTCAACGGCCTCACGGGCCTTCGCCTTTCGGCTTCCCCGCGCCTCCGCTTCTTCCTGATCGGCCGCATGGGCTTGCGCCTGCCGACGCTCATGCAGCGCTACGCCACCACCACGCTGGACACGTGGGTCCTCCCGCTCCGCACAACCGGCGACCAAAACCTTGCACAACCGCCGCGCACCGTCGCCCGCGTCACGCATGTGGCGTCGGCGCAGCTGGCGCGCAGCGGCGATGCCAACCGGCTCCGCGAAGAAACCACGCTTCTAGCAGCCCTGGGCGGACAGTACCGCGGGTCGTCGCTCCGCCTAAGCGGCCGCCTCTTTTACCAGCTCATCCGCGACCGCATTACCCTCTCGCGGGCCCTGCCCGACCGGCTGTTTCGACAGTCCGCACAATCGGCGCCCTACATCCGGCACTTCGACAATGCGTTCGATCTGGCAGTCCCCGGCGTGCAAGCGCGGGCGGCGTACCGGCGCCCGCTCGGCGCCCACCGGCAACTCGTCGTGCAAGCGGCCGCGCTGTACACCGCGCCCCGCGTGCTCAAAACCGTCACGCGCGAGCCCGGATTCGGACGCGCCACCCGCCGCGCCCTCGTCGATGCGCAGCCCCGCGCCCTCACCGGCGCGGCCCTCACGTATGCCACGGCGCGCTGGCGGTGGGGCGTACGTGTCCAGCATGCCGGGGCCTTTCATTGGCGCGGGGTTCGGCCCGCCCACGACGTGCGCTTTGCTCCCGAAACGCGCGTGGCCCTGCACGTCCGGCGCTCCATGTGGGGCAACCGGCTACGCGTGGGCTTGCGGGTCAACAACCTGCTCGACCAGTACCCCACCGCGTGGCCCGCTCCGTATCAGGGCGACGACGTGGCGCGCTACCCCCGCGCGGCCCCGTACGGATTTGCCGGACGCTCCGTGGCGCTGTCTGTGACTTACCGCCCGTAA
- a CDS encoding glycerol-3-phosphate dehydrogenase/oxidase encodes MDRDAALQTLEAHNEPWDFIVIGGGATGLGCAIEAAARGYDTLLLEMHDFAKATSSRSTKLVHGGVRYLQQGNVSLVLEALQERGLLQRNAPHLVHNLAFIVPNYDWWEGPFYGIGMKVYDMLAGRQNFGRSKNLSREKTLEHLPTIAPEGLRGGVIYYDGQFDDARLAVNMAQTFVEQGGTALNYFKVDDLTKSDDGVVDGVVATDQESGTTHRLQARAVINATGIFTDSIRKMDDPEAHDTLRPSQGTHIVLDRSFLPGDAAIMIPKTDDGRVLFAIPWHDRVVVGTTDEEVEGPSLEPTPTKQEIDFLVEHAGRYLVKAPTHDDVLSTFAGIRPLVTDPSHPASDTSEISREHVVHISKHGLVTISGGKWTTYRKMAEDTIDRAAVLADVEEQESVTKDLHIHGWHEHAEQFGDLAHYGSDATKLRTLMRDHPEWAEPLDDRLPLRPVQVVWAAKHEMARSVEDVLARRTRSILLNAQASIDCAPAVARLMAETLGHDEAWQHAQVEAYEALAANYLISNLT; translated from the coding sequence ATGGATCGCGACGCAGCCCTGCAGACCCTTGAAGCCCACAACGAGCCGTGGGATTTTATCGTCATCGGCGGTGGCGCCACCGGGCTCGGCTGCGCCATTGAAGCTGCCGCCCGCGGCTACGACACCCTCCTCCTGGAGATGCACGACTTTGCGAAAGCCACGTCGAGCCGCTCCACCAAGCTGGTGCATGGCGGGGTGCGCTACCTGCAGCAGGGCAACGTATCGCTCGTGTTGGAAGCGCTTCAGGAGCGGGGCCTGTTGCAGCGCAATGCGCCGCATCTGGTGCACAACCTGGCCTTCATCGTGCCCAACTACGACTGGTGGGAGGGGCCGTTTTACGGGATTGGCATGAAGGTGTACGACATGCTGGCCGGACGTCAAAACTTCGGCCGCTCCAAAAACCTAAGCCGGGAAAAAACGCTCGAGCATTTGCCTACCATTGCGCCGGAAGGGCTGCGCGGTGGTGTTATCTACTACGACGGGCAGTTCGATGACGCGCGCCTCGCGGTAAATATGGCCCAGACGTTTGTCGAACAGGGCGGCACGGCGCTGAACTACTTCAAGGTGGACGACCTCACCAAGTCGGACGATGGCGTTGTGGATGGGGTCGTTGCCACCGATCAGGAAAGCGGCACCACCCACAGGCTACAGGCGCGCGCCGTGATTAACGCCACCGGCATCTTTACAGACAGCATCCGGAAGATGGACGACCCGGAGGCGCACGATACGCTGCGCCCCAGCCAGGGCACGCACATCGTGCTGGATCGCTCGTTCCTTCCCGGCGATGCCGCCATCATGATTCCGAAAACCGATGACGGGCGCGTCCTGTTTGCCATCCCGTGGCACGACCGCGTGGTGGTCGGCACAACCGACGAAGAAGTGGAGGGGCCCTCCCTGGAGCCTACGCCCACGAAGCAAGAAATCGACTTTCTCGTGGAGCACGCCGGGCGGTATCTGGTGAAAGCGCCGACCCACGACGACGTATTGAGCACGTTTGCCGGCATCCGTCCGCTCGTCACCGATCCCAGCCATCCGGCCAGCGACACGTCCGAGATTTCGCGGGAGCACGTGGTGCACATTTCCAAGCACGGCCTCGTCACCATCTCGGGCGGCAAGTGGACGACGTACCGCAAGATGGCCGAGGATACCATCGACCGGGCGGCGGTGCTGGCAGACGTTGAGGAGCAAGAGAGCGTGACGAAAGACCTGCACATCCACGGCTGGCACGAGCATGCCGAGCAGTTTGGCGACCTGGCGCACTACGGCTCGGATGCCACCAAGCTTCGCACCCTCATGCGCGACCATCCCGAATGGGCCGAGCCCCTCGACGATCGCCTCCCGCTGCGTCCGGTACAGGTGGTGTGGGCCGCGAAGCACGAGATGGCCCGTTCGGTGGAGGACGTACTGGCCCGGCGCACGCGCTCGATCCTGCTCAATGCACAGGCCAGTATCGACTGTGCCCCCGCCGTGGCCCGCTTAATGGCCGAAACGCTCGGACACGACGAGGCCTGGCAGCACGCACAGGTGGAGGCATACGAAGCGCTCGCCGCCAACTACCTCATCAGCAACCTGACGTAG
- a CDS encoding DeoR/GlpR family DNA-binding transcription regulator, which yields MSEHAHSPAERHDFILKRLKNEGYVKVAALSEALHVSKVTIRKDLRELEDQNLLHRTYGGANLRAPYVGERPLGEKATEFADEKARIGETAAALVSARDSIIIGSGTTTLQVARHLPETNELTVITNAMNVARLIAQRKGIEILMLGGIVRHNAESTVGRHAEEMLTGYTCDTMFMGVDGFDVEYGLTTTNALEASLNQAMMHTAQRTVVVTDASKFGRRGFRRICGLNHIHRVITDDAVEPRVVDALEGQGITVDVV from the coding sequence ATGTCTGAGCATGCGCACAGCCCGGCCGAGCGCCACGATTTTATTCTGAAACGGCTCAAGAACGAGGGGTACGTGAAGGTTGCGGCGCTCAGTGAGGCCCTACACGTTTCGAAGGTCACCATCCGCAAAGACCTGCGGGAGTTGGAAGACCAGAACTTGTTGCATCGCACCTACGGCGGGGCAAACTTGCGGGCGCCGTATGTGGGCGAGCGGCCGCTGGGCGAGAAGGCAACGGAGTTTGCAGACGAGAAGGCCCGCATCGGGGAAACGGCGGCCGCGCTGGTGTCGGCGCGCGACTCCATCATCATTGGCTCGGGCACTACTACGTTGCAGGTGGCGCGTCATCTGCCGGAGACGAATGAGCTGACCGTCATCACCAATGCGATGAACGTGGCCCGCCTCATCGCCCAGCGTAAAGGCATCGAGATCCTGATGCTTGGCGGCATCGTGCGGCACAACGCCGAGTCGACGGTAGGCAGGCATGCCGAAGAGATGCTGACGGGCTACACCTGCGATACGATGTTTATGGGCGTTGACGGGTTTGACGTGGAGTACGGCCTAACGACAACGAATGCGCTGGAGGCCAGTCTCAACCAGGCCATGATGCACACGGCGCAGCGTACGGTGGTGGTTACGGATGCGAGCAAGTTTGGCCGGCGCGGCTTTCGTCGCATCTGCGGGCTCAACCACATCCACCGGGTCATCACGGACGATGCTGTGGAGCCGCGCGTGGTCGATGCGTTGGAGGGGCAAGGCATCACCGTCGACGTGGTGTAG
- the dhaK gene encoding dihydroxyacetone kinase subunit DhaK — protein MKKLINDPEAVVRESLQGFGAAHPDLVTVHTDPTYVVRADGAQTGKVGLLSGGGSGHEPMHNGFVGRGMLDAACPGEVFTSPTPDQMQAATEAIDGGAGVLHLVKNYTGDVMNFEMAADLAADSGVEVRSVVINDDVAVEDSTYTAGRRGVGGTVLIEKLCGAAADAGYSLDDVADLADRCNDTVRSMGMALTSCQLPTSDTPTFDLSDDEMEIGIGIHGEPGRARKPLASADEIVDMLMEPIIKDLPFTAGDDVLLFVNSMGGTPLIEVYLAYRRAAAVAEQHGLRVVRNLVGPYITSLEMAGLSITMLQMDDERLRLWDAPVHTPALRWGV, from the coding sequence ATGAAAAAACTCATCAACGACCCGGAAGCCGTCGTCCGCGAATCGCTTCAGGGCTTCGGCGCCGCCCACCCTGACCTCGTCACGGTGCACACCGATCCCACGTACGTCGTTCGCGCCGACGGGGCCCAAACGGGCAAGGTGGGTTTGCTGTCGGGCGGTGGGAGCGGACACGAGCCCATGCACAACGGCTTCGTGGGCCGCGGCATGCTCGATGCGGCCTGCCCCGGCGAAGTGTTCACCAGCCCCACCCCCGATCAGATGCAAGCAGCCACCGAGGCCATCGACGGCGGCGCGGGCGTGCTCCACCTGGTAAAAAATTACACAGGCGACGTGATGAACTTCGAGATGGCCGCCGACCTTGCAGCAGACAGCGGCGTCGAGGTGCGCAGCGTGGTCATCAACGACGACGTGGCGGTTGAAGACAGCACCTACACGGCCGGCCGGCGCGGCGTGGGCGGCACGGTTCTGATCGAAAAGCTATGCGGCGCAGCGGCCGACGCGGGCTATTCGCTCGACGACGTTGCGGATTTGGCCGATCGCTGCAACGACACCGTGCGCAGCATGGGCATGGCCCTCACGTCGTGCCAGCTGCCCACCTCCGACACGCCAACCTTCGACCTGAGCGACGACGAGATGGAAATCGGGATTGGCATTCACGGCGAACCGGGGCGCGCGCGCAAACCCCTGGCGTCGGCCGATGAAATTGTGGACATGCTCATGGAGCCCATCATCAAGGATCTGCCGTTTACCGCGGGCGACGACGTCCTCCTCTTCGTTAACAGCATGGGCGGAACGCCGCTGATTGAGGTCTACCTGGCGTACCGCCGGGCAGCCGCTGTCGCCGAACAGCACGGCCTGCGGGTGGTGCGCAACCTCGTAGGGCCGTACATCACGAGCCTCGAAATGGCGGGGCTCTCCATCACGATGCTGCAAATGGATGACGAGCGCCTCCGCTTGTGGGATGCGCCCGTGCACACGCCTGCGCTGCGGTGGGGCGTATAG